AGAGGCCATACTCGAAGCTGAAATAGGAAGGCAGGAATCCCTATTCCATCAGGCAGTAGAGAAAGCGGATTACAAACTGGCAGCCGGCAGTATAAAAGAGATTCTGGCAAAAGCCGAGAAACTGTATAAGATGCGTCCCTTGTCCCGTGCCTACTGGTATGCTTTATGGAACTTCGCCTACATCAGCGTAAGCACAGAAACAGAACCGGAAAACTTCCTCACGACCATAAAAGCATTTGAAGACAAGGTAGCCAACGAATTCAAAATCAACAGCGAAGAACAAAAGACCTCATTATTGTACAATATTGAGAAACAATACATTCTATATTACTCCAAAAACGGAAACAAACCCGAAGAAAGGAAGCATGTGGAACAAGCTTACCAATATGCCGAAAAACTGAATCAGTTGAATCCGGCAAGATTTGTTCTTGAGATTATCAGTGCGCAGGCATCGTATATCGATATGCTCCTGGAACTTTCCGAACATGACAAAGCTCTGAAAGCCGCCATCGACCTGGAAGCATTATACACCATGCAAGGAGTATGGGGATTTCAGGACTTGAGAACAGAGAACAGCATAGGTACCGCAATGGTCTGCGGAGGACTGTATGAATTAGGAGTGGAACATCTGGAAAAAGTAAAGAAAGACAGGGAAAAGCACCTGAAACAAAAGCCGAACGACGTGGATATGATGGGCAGTATCACCACTACCTACAATAACCTGTCGTTGGGATACGGCAAACTTAAAAAATATGCCAAAGCACTGGAAGTACAAAAGAAAGCATACGAAATCATCAAGACACTGTATCCGCATAATAAAGCCCAACTTGGCACGAACTATCTACTGATGACTCTCAATACAAGTATCGCCTACTATCAGAACAGCAATAATGCAGAGGCTCTGAAATTTCTGCAAGAGGCGGAAAACATCGCAAACGAACTGAAAGAACTCAATCAGCTTTTCAGCTCCTACCCTCTTGTTGTCCGGTTTGCCAAAGGAGACCTTCTGGCCAAATTATCTCAGCCCGGCTCCGAGGAATTATTAAAAACTGGTCTGGAGTATAAGAGCGGCACGCTGCCTAACGATGCCGTTCTGCTCTACCTTATCAATGACTACCGGACCAACAATAATAGCATTTACAGAAAGTAAAGGCATTACTTTCTCAGAATAATCTTCCATGAGACTTTATCGGATACCGGTCCGGTGAAGTCCCATAATTGATATCCATCCTTGTATACCGTCACCCGTTGCTCCTCTTTTTGTTTCTCGGCAGGTATGGGCAGTTGGAAGTTTCCCATTCCGTCAGACACCGTTTTCATGTCCAGCACTTGAACAGTAGCATCCGCCAGCGGACGGTTATCCTCATCTTTCACAGTACCGAAAATCATCGCCAATGAAGAATCACGACTGATGCCAAGAGTCACATTCTTTTCCAGGCTCAGTACCGTATCTACCGTCACATATCCTTTCGATTCTATCTTAAGACGGGCATTCTCACCCAGATATTTAGTGTGAATTTCTTTGAAGACAACCTCGTCAGAAAGTCTGTCCACATGACGGGTTTCGCTCTTATCGGCATACTCCAATGTTATATCAGCGCCATAAAAAGGCAAAGAAGACTTGGAAGTATCCGTAAGACGCACCGTGGAAGTGACCGGCGAATAATAATAGAAAGCAAAGAAAGCCAGTGCCACCACCAGTACAGGTACAAGGACATACAATAATACGAACCTCAATGTCCGTTTCACATCTACCGGATCGGGCTTGATAAAGCCTTCATTCTCCAAAATCTGCAATTGTTTGTCGAACTTGAGAC
This sequence is a window from Bacteroides thetaiotaomicron VPI-5482. Protein-coding genes within it:
- a CDS encoding carboxypeptidase-like regulatory domain-containing protein codes for the protein MKKIKIFIASSAELNEDKQMFDLYFSDKNKLYRDRNIDFDQRTWMDFSSSLNEGRLQDRYNDYIRECDIVIFLFHTRMGRYTKEELEVAHEIYLKTKAAKPKIFVYFKEEGIVDESLKDFKSYCEKNLGHFCDLYTNYDDLRLKFDKQLQILENEGFIKPDPVDVKRTLRFVLLYVLVPVLVVALAFFAFYYYSPVTSTVRLTDTSKSSLPFYGADITLEYADKSETRHVDRLSDEVVFKEIHTKYLGENARLKIESKGYVTVDTVLSLEKNVTLGISRDSSLAMIFGTVKDEDNRPLADATVQVLDMKTVSDGMGNFQLPIPAEKQKEEQRVTVYKDGYQLWDFTGPVSDKVSWKIILRK